The genome window GCCTGCCAGAAGGTATTTAATGACTCCCACACCGGACTGGACGCCTGATGTGGCTGCCAGTGATGCTTTGACATTTTTGTAGAGCATGGCGATCCAGCGCAGCGGCAGGCGGATATCTCCTGCGGCGCTCAGGGACAGGCTGGGTTCCACTTCCATCGCAACCAGGTTGAAATCCGGTTGGTAGAAGCGGTTAAACAGAACCAGGGCATTGATGCCGGTCTCGTCCAGTCGCCGGGCCATATTCCCGAATGAACTGAAAAAAGGAGTCAGCTTGACGGCAACCGGAATCTGTACAGAATTCCGGACGGCCAGAACGGTGTCGATGTAGCGTTGCTCAATCTCCTGCGCGCTGACGAGCGGGTTGGCAGCAACATGGTACAGGTTGAGCTCCAGCGCCTGTGCGCCGGCTTCTTCAATCTGCTTTGCATAAGAGGTCCAGCCGTCCGGGGTCACCCCGTTCAGGCTTCCAATGATCGGGACGCCGCTGTGGGAGGCCGTGCGTCGGACCAGTTCCAGATAGGCGTCCGGCGACATCAGGTAGTCGTCGGCCATTGGAAAATACGGATTGATTTCGCCGGTATTGTTCAGCTGTTCTTCAAACAGGGATGGGAGAACAACGGCTGCGGCTCCGGCATCGACGGCCTTTTTGATTTTTTCCTCTCTCGCCGAAATCGGCGAGGAGGAAACGATCAGCGGGTTCTTCAACGCCAGACCCATATAGGTGGTGGTTAAATCCAACATTATCCCGGCTCCGCTGATAAGACCAATTTAAGACTGCGGTTCAAAGTATTCTTTTTCAGCACCGCATTCCGGACAGCACCAATCATCAGGCAGGTCAGCAAAAGCAGTGCCCGGGGCTACGCCGTTGTCGGGATCTCCAACTGCCGGGTCGTAAATGTAACCGCAAGGTGTGCATACGTATTTTTCCATCATCTCCTCCTTTTTTATTGATGAAAACTGCCTGACTTTAGAAAGGGACATCGCGGATGTCGAATAGAAATCTTTAAATCCACGGAGACGATATTCATTTTTCTTTCAGCAGTTCGTTCGGTTCGATGGCTTGTGTGCGGCAGATGTGGGAATAATCTTCGTAGCCTGCGATCAGCGGCTCGGCCGCGAGGTCGCCGGCGCGCAGTTTCCGAACATTGGAAAAAAGAGTTTCAAGGAATGTTTCGGTCAGCTCCGGAGTCATCGTCAGTCGTTTGCGTCTGAAGTGCGATTCCATTTTTTTCAGGGCTCGCTCCTGCAGATGATAAAGCGCCTGAACCCTCTCGTTCAGCTCCGGAGTATTGTGTGCTCCGAAGAAAAACTGCTGGGCGGCAAGGGTGTAGAGCGCGAGCTGGCAGTCGAGGTTCAGTCCGATTTTTTTCTCCAGAGTTTCAATGCTGTCGGAGCGCGATTTGCTTTTGTAGTCGATCACCAGAACCCGTTCCAGTTCGCCGTCGTTGAAAACCAGATCAATGCGGTCGATTTTTCCTTTCAGCCGCACCTCTTCACCGTTGTGTTCCAGGGTCAGCGGCAGATCGTGCTTTTCATCAAATTTCATCTCGAACAGCGCCGGATAGCGGTTTTCGGACAGGGCGGTTTCGCAGTCCATGCGGATAAAGTTTTCGATGACGTTCAGGATTTTTTCCTTTTCCGTATTCCACACCGTCGGATGACCCAGGTGGCGGCTCGGCCGTCGTTCGGCTTTTATGAATTCGTCCGTCGCGATTTCGCGGGCCAGTGCAATCAGTTCATCTGCTTTAGATGGCTCAAACACTGCCAGCAGGATGTCGCCTTCCTGGGAGAGTTTCCAGCCATCGGAAACTTTTTTTGCGTACCATCCGCTCTGTGCCGCAATCTCGTGGTAGACTTGGTCCAGAATTTCGTGAATCACGTTTCCGCGGTCCATCGGATCGGTGTCATCCTCGTGAGTGCGGTCCGGTTTGATTCCGAGCACTTTTTCGAGGAAAAAGACAAATCGGTTGCGTGCGAGCGATTCCAGCGCGGTCGCGCTGAACTCCGGGTTGTTGTTCAGCCATGCCTGGATGGCGGACGCAACGTTCCCGTTGCGTTCAGTTTTTCCAATGTCTGGAGGCTTCGACGGGGCCGCAGCGCCTGTATTGGAGGACAGCCATGCCCGGGTTTGTTGTGCCTCGTCTTCCGCCCGAACGGCTTCCGGTGGAAGAATGGTGTGGAACGATTCGCCGTGGGCAGGAGCTTCGCCTCCGGACAGCTTGCGCATACGCTCAAAAAATTCTCCGGGCGTACGTTCTTTGCCATCGGCGTCACACTGCGTGTGCGACAGCGTCAGCTTTTCGGATGCTGTGCTCAGAGCGGTCAGAAACAGGATTTCCTCCTGGACCAGCGCCTCGCCGGTTTCGGACAGCGCCAGTCGCGGGCAGGGGATTTTTCTCTCGTCCAGAAAGGTGCGTAGCGCAAGGCGTTCTGTGCGGGTGAGCAGCGAGTCGGCTTTCGGGATCTTCGGGAAGCTTCGGTCATCCATGCCGGCAATAAAAACCGTGTCGAACCGCAGCCCTGCCGCATCCATCGGGTTGAGAATCCATACGCCGCTTTCGGTGCTCAGCTCATCCTTGAGCGTTTCATTATTGAGCAGTTCCTCAAACAGAGAAACCATCCTTTCCCGCGGCAGGGGCGGAAGAGTCGCCAGTTCTTCAAGCAGGGAGTGGACCTCTTCGGGCAGATTCAATTTGTGCTGTTCAATCACACATTGAACCTGTTCTGGAAAATCCAGCGAAGGGAAGAATCCGGAAAGCTCTTTCGGCAGGCGTCGGAGTTGCGGCGGTTCGGTTTTCCGGATCTGCTGAACAAGGGCTTCGCGGTCTTCGATGCCGGGCCAGTCGATGCCGGGCTGAAGAAGCAGGTCGCACAGCCGGTCGCGGGACCGGCGCTGCGGAAACTCGAGCAGGGCGAGCAGCGCTTTCACCGGCGGATGGGCCGCGGCCGGCGTGCCGCGCCGGAAATAATACGGGATACCGAAGCGCTGAAACACGTTGGGAACAATGTCCGTGTACGGGCTGAGGTCGCGCAGAATCAGGGCGATTTCCTCCGGCGCGGTGCCTTGTTCAATATCGGCGGCAACTCGCCGGGCGGCGTCTTCGATTTCTCCATATGGATGGGCCGAGACAAAGAACGAAACCCGTTCTCGCGACTCGGCTTCCAGAATATTGCTGTCGTCCGTTTCGTAGGCGTCGGCAAAATCTTCGGTCCACTGTTTCCACTCTTCTTCTGAGCCGAGTTCACTGCGTACTGCGGCGCACAGGCGGTCGCCCGCGGCATCGGCGTGCGCGGACGGCAGGACCGAGAAAATCTGAACCGGATCGTCACCCAGTCTTGTTTTCAGTGCGGCAACAAAGCGCTCTTCGAACGGGTTGAACCAGCGGACGGCCCGAAAATGGATTCCGGCTCGCAGTTTAGGCGGCAGTTCGCCGCTTGCGATCAGGTTCAGCAGAGCGGCATTGACTTTAAAACGGTCGGCAATCCCGGACTGTTCACATTCGTGATGCCACGCTTGCATCAGCTGACCGAATCCGTACAGTTTGTGGCCGGGGGCATGGGCCAGAAGCCAGCGTTGCAGGGCGGCGCGGTCGTGGGCCAGAAATGCAAATTTCTCGACCAGCTTCTCGAGCAGTCCCGCGCGGGCGGAAATGGAAAGCCGCGCCAGCGGCTGTTCTGGAGCAAACGAAACGGCTTCAGCGGTTCTTTGCAACAGCAGGGCCAGTTCAGCAGATCCGGGGGACCTGCCTTTCAGCAGGTTTTGTCGTCGGGCGGCGTGTTCACAGAGATCGAGGAGCTGTTTAAAAGTCAGCAGGCAGGATGTATCGAGAACACCGTTTTCCTGGACGACTTTTCGCTCGAACCGGCGTTTGGCCAGTTCGGTCGGGAAAACAGTCTGTACGCCGTTGCTTATCTTCATGGTTGATGAACCTAGCAGAGGTCTGTACTGTTTCCAACCTTATGGAAACCGACGAGACCGGTTTTTTCCAAACCTTGGAAACTGTAGGAGAGGCGATGGATTTTAAGCAGCGTGCAAAAGAGATTATGGATGTGGAAATCGCGGGTATGGAGAAAGTCCGCGATCAGATTGACGGCGGATTCAGCACGGCCGTCGAATGGATACTGGACACCCTGAAAAACGGCGGCAAAGTGGTCGTGACGGGGGTTGGCAAGAATTTTCACATCGGTCAGAAAATGGTGGCTACGTTCAACAGCACCGGCACCAAGGCCGCGCTGCTGCACCCGATTGAAGCGATGCACGGCGATTTCGGCGTGGTCGGCGAAAAAGATATTGTGCTGGCGCTGAGCTACAGCGGAGCATCCGACGAGCTGATTGCTCTGCTTCCCGCGCTGAAGCGGCAGGGGCTCAAAATTATTGGAATGACTGCCGATGCTACCAGTCCGCTCGGCGTGGAAAGCGATCTGATTCTGCCGATCGCCGTCGATAAAGAGGCGTGTCCGTTCGGCATGGCGCCGACGACCAGCACAACTGTGACGCTGGCTCTCGGCGACGCGCTGGCGATTGTGCTTCTCGAAGCGCGCGGCTTCAAAAAAGAGGATTATGCCAAACTGCATCCCGGCGGCGCGATCGGCCGCACGCTGCTGCTGAAAGTGTCCGATGTGATGCGTACCGGCGACCGGCTTGCCAAGGTGTCCAGCGGCGCCACGGTGAAAGATGCGGTCATGGCGATGACCGGTGCGCGTTCCGGTTGCGTGGCGATTGTTGATTCCGACGAAACACTGCTCGGCATCTTTACCGACGGTGACCTGCGCCGCCATTTGATGGATACGCCGGATATTACCAATGTGGAAATTGATTCGGTGATGACCGCAAACCCGATTACGCTGAAGCCTGAACAGCTGGCCGTCGATCTTCTGAAAATCTACGAAGAGAAAAACATCGACGACCTCGTTGTGGTGGATGACGCCGGACGCATTGCCGGTACGGTCGATATTCAGGACCTGCCGAAACTGAAAATTCTGTAAACGGGCCGTGTTTTGAATCACAGGCGGCCGTTTTGCGGGGAAAAGGAGGGACGGGATGAAAGCTGCAATGATTCTGTTCAGTACTGCTTTTTTGCTGCTGGCAGGCTGCAAATATGACGCACCGTTTGTTGTGGAGCACCGGATTGCGGTTGACGCCTCGGTGCTTGGGTTGTGGGCGAACGCGGACCGGCCGGACGAACAGATGATGGTCCTGAAATATTCGGACACCGAATATATGGTTCATTATCCCGTCGGCGAAGACGGATTATACTATCGTGCATGGCCGGTGAATCTCGGAGGCGTGTCGTTTGTTCAGATCCAGGTGATCGGGACGGGCGCCGGCCTTCCCGAGCCGGAAGATACCGAGCTTTTCTATGCGGTTTCCTATCAGGTAAGTGGTGAAACGCTGGAGCTGAAAACCCTGAATACAGATTTAGTGCCGGAGTCCCTTCAAACGACGGATGATTTGAAAAATGCATTTTTACAGGTCAAAGAGAACGGTGAGTTGTTTGACAATCCGCTGACCTTCAGGAGAGTTGAAAAATAATATGAGTACAGAACAGGCAGCAGGGGGGGCGATTCTGACGCTGGCGACGAAGCAGAGCCATGCGGAAGAAATCAGTGACTGGATTGCAGAGAATCTCGTAAAAACTGTGGTGGAGCTGAAAAAGCCCGGCGGGAAAGAGGTCCTGCTGGAGGTCTATTTTGATAATACGCTCGAGGCCGAGGTGGCTGCCAAAGCACTCGAGGAATTTCCAATCTTTGGAAAATCGATCCGCGAATATGCCGCGGAAGAATGGACGGAGAGCTGGAAGAAACACTTCAAGCCGATGGATATCGGCCGAAACCTCCGTGTCTGTCCGCCGTGGCTGGCCGGCGAAAGCGACCGCATGGAACTGGTTATCAACCCGGGCCTGAGTTTTGGAACCGGCAATCATTTCACCACGCGTTTTTGTCTGGAGCAGCTCGACCGGCTGGTGCCGGAAAGCGGAGCGAAAACCATGGCGGATATTGGAACCGGTTCTGGAATCCTGGCGATTGCCGCCGTGAAACTCGGAGTGGACCATGCGGTCGGTGCAGATTTTGACCCGCTGTGTGTAGAGCAGTCGATTTTGAATGCTGCTGCGAACGGTGTTGCAGGCCGGACCGAATTTTTTCAGCACGATATCACCGAGGGCTGGAAGGATGAAACGTATGACATTGTCTGCGCCAATATCTACTCATCCCTGCTGATCGACAATGCGTCGACTCTGTTGGGGATCACCGGAAAATATCTTTTGCTGACGGGAATCCGGGAGGTGGAACTCGATGGCGTGGCTGATACGTTTGTGCAGCTCGGCGGTAGTGAGATCATTCGCGACTGCGGCGGCGAGTGGGGCGGATTGGTTTTTGAAGCATGATCATCATACAAAAATGCCGAAATATGCGGCATTTATGATCAAATCAGCAATATCGTTATATTTATGAGCCCGGGTGTTCTATCGGTTTGGTCCGGTTCTGCTACCGTTTTCCGGTCTGGATTTTACAACGGAGGAGACGATGAACGGAAAAGAACTGCTGCTGAAAGCCCTTGCGGGTGAAGATACCTCGCGCCCGGCCTGGCTTCCCTTTGTGGGGTGTCATGGTGGATTTTTGATTAATAAGACGGCCACCGAATATCTGCAGTCTGCTGATCTTCTGGTTGAAGGGCTCAAAAAAGCCAAAGAGCTTTACAGACCCGATGGACTGCCGGTGATGTTTGACTTGCAGATCGAAGCGGAAATTCTCGGCTGCCGCTTACACTGGGCCGATGAAGTGCCGCCGGCCGTCATCAGCCACCCGTTGGCTGAAGGACAGAAAATCGCTGATCTGCCGGAAATCGATGAAACCAAAGGCCGTTTCCCGATCGTTGTCCAGGCATTGGAAACGCTGAAAACAGAGATCGGTGACGATACGGCTCTGTATGGGCTTATCTGCGGTCCGTTCACCCTTGCGCTGCATCTGCTCGGAAACGACATCTTTCTCGACATGTACGACGACGAAGACGCCGTCGCCGAAGTGATCAACTATTGTGCCGAGATCTGCATCAAGTCCGCGGACATCTATTTGAAACACGGTGCAGATGTGATCGCCGTGGTGGACCCGATGACCAGCCAGATTTCTCCTGATCATTTTGAGCAGTTTGTCACGCCGGCCATGAATAAAGTATACGACCACATTCGCGAACAGGGAGGCATTTCAGCCATCTTTGTCTGCGGAGACGTTACCCGCAATCTGGAGGTAATGACTCAAACCACAGCGGACAGCATTTGTGTTGATGAACAGATCGACATGACGCATCTGCGTGAGCTGTGCGTGGCACAGGGCAAATCATTCGGTGGCAATATCAAACTGACCTCTGTTCTGCTGCTCGGCGACGAAAACGACGCCAAAATGGAAGTCCTCGACATCATGGAAAAGAGCGGCACCAAAGGCTTTATCCTTGCTCCCGGCTGCGACCTCCCGTACGCCGTGCCGCCCGAGAACCTGCAGGCGGTTGCCGAGATGGTTCACGACGAATACGTCCGTGAAACAGCCAGAACCCTGACTGCCAAAGAAACTGACAGTTTTGACGACATTGAGTTGCCGGACTACAAAGCGTCCGATGCTGTATTGATCGACGTCATTACGCTCGATTCCACATCCTGCGCTCCCTGCCAGTACATGATGGAAGCCGTTCAGAAAGCCGTCGCATCCGCGCATCCGGTCTGCAGTGTCAGCGAGCACAAAATCAAAGAGCGTCGTGGAATCGGAATGATGGTCAAGCTCGGCGTCAAAAACCTTCCGACCATCTGCATTAACGGAGAAGTCAGATTTGCTTCCATCATTCCCGACCAGAAAACCCTTGTCGGCGCCATCGAGGAAGCGGCCGGAAAGTAAGACTGTCTTCCAGCCTTGCGGAAGGAAATTCAATGCTGCCAATCTGTTTAGTAACCGGTTTTCTGGGGACGGGGAAAACGACGTTGTTGAAAAACATCGTCGCCCAAAACCGTGACCGGAA of Tichowtungia aerotolerans contains these proteins:
- a CDS encoding uroporphyrinogen decarboxylase family protein, which gives rise to MNGKELLLKALAGEDTSRPAWLPFVGCHGGFLINKTATEYLQSADLLVEGLKKAKELYRPDGLPVMFDLQIEAEILGCRLHWADEVPPAVISHPLAEGQKIADLPEIDETKGRFPIVVQALETLKTEIGDDTALYGLICGPFTLALHLLGNDIFLDMYDDEDAVAEVINYCAEICIKSADIYLKHGADVIAVVDPMTSQISPDHFEQFVTPAMNKVYDHIREQGGISAIFVCGDVTRNLEVMTQTTADSICVDEQIDMTHLRELCVAQGKSFGGNIKLTSVLLLGDENDAKMEVLDIMEKSGTKGFILAPGCDLPYAVPPENLQAVAEMVHDEYVRETARTLTAKETDSFDDIELPDYKASDAVLIDVITLDSTSCAPCQYMMEAVQKAVASAHPVCSVSEHKIKERRGIGMMVKLGVKNLPTICINGEVRFASIIPDQKTLVGAIEEAAGK
- a CDS encoding 50S ribosomal protein L11 methyltransferase gives rise to the protein MSTEQAAGGAILTLATKQSHAEEISDWIAENLVKTVVELKKPGGKEVLLEVYFDNTLEAEVAAKALEEFPIFGKSIREYAAEEWTESWKKHFKPMDIGRNLRVCPPWLAGESDRMELVINPGLSFGTGNHFTTRFCLEQLDRLVPESGAKTMADIGTGSGILAIAAVKLGVDHAVGADFDPLCVEQSILNAAANGVAGRTEFFQHDITEGWKDETYDIVCANIYSSLLIDNASTLLGITGKYLLLTGIREVELDGVADTFVQLGGSEIIRDCGGEWGGLVFEA
- a CDS encoding dihydroorotate dehydrogenase-like protein, translating into MLDLTTTYMGLALKNPLIVSSSPISAREEKIKKAVDAGAAAVVLPSLFEEQLNNTGEINPYFPMADDYLMSPDAYLELVRRTASHSGVPIIGSLNGVTPDGWTSYAKQIEEAGAQALELNLYHVAANPLVSAQEIEQRYIDTVLAVRNSVQIPVAVKLTPFFSSFGNMARRLDETGINALVLFNRFYQPDFNLVAMEVEPSLSLSAAGDIRLPLRWIAMLYKNVKASLAATSGVQSGVGVIKYLLAGADAVMTASALLQHGPEYIGSILRDLERWMTSNQYESVHELQGLMSQRGVENPEEFERVNYIKVIETYRKKHL
- a CDS encoding PD-(D/E)XK nuclease family protein — protein: MKISNGVQTVFPTELAKRRFERKVVQENGVLDTSCLLTFKQLLDLCEHAARRQNLLKGRSPGSAELALLLQRTAEAVSFAPEQPLARLSISARAGLLEKLVEKFAFLAHDRAALQRWLLAHAPGHKLYGFGQLMQAWHHECEQSGIADRFKVNAALLNLIASGELPPKLRAGIHFRAVRWFNPFEERFVAALKTRLGDDPVQIFSVLPSAHADAAGDRLCAAVRSELGSEEEWKQWTEDFADAYETDDSNILEAESRERVSFFVSAHPYGEIEDAARRVAADIEQGTAPEEIALILRDLSPYTDIVPNVFQRFGIPYYFRRGTPAAAHPPVKALLALLEFPQRRSRDRLCDLLLQPGIDWPGIEDREALVQQIRKTEPPQLRRLPKELSGFFPSLDFPEQVQCVIEQHKLNLPEEVHSLLEELATLPPLPRERMVSLFEELLNNETLKDELSTESGVWILNPMDAAGLRFDTVFIAGMDDRSFPKIPKADSLLTRTERLALRTFLDERKIPCPRLALSETGEALVQEEILFLTALSTASEKLTLSHTQCDADGKERTPGEFFERMRKLSGGEAPAHGESFHTILPPEAVRAEDEAQQTRAWLSSNTGAAAPSKPPDIGKTERNGNVASAIQAWLNNNPEFSATALESLARNRFVFFLEKVLGIKPDRTHEDDTDPMDRGNVIHEILDQVYHEIAAQSGWYAKKVSDGWKLSQEGDILLAVFEPSKADELIALAREIATDEFIKAERRPSRHLGHPTVWNTEKEKILNVIENFIRMDCETALSENRYPALFEMKFDEKHDLPLTLEHNGEEVRLKGKIDRIDLVFNDGELERVLVIDYKSKSRSDSIETLEKKIGLNLDCQLALYTLAAQQFFFGAHNTPELNERVQALYHLQERALKKMESHFRRKRLTMTPELTETFLETLFSNVRKLRAGDLAAEPLIAGYEDYSHICRTQAIEPNELLKEK
- the rd gene encoding rubredoxin, whose product is MEKYVCTPCGYIYDPAVGDPDNGVAPGTAFADLPDDWCCPECGAEKEYFEPQS
- a CDS encoding KpsF/GutQ family sugar-phosphate isomerase; its protein translation is MNLAEVCTVSNLMETDETGFFQTLETVGEAMDFKQRAKEIMDVEIAGMEKVRDQIDGGFSTAVEWILDTLKNGGKVVVTGVGKNFHIGQKMVATFNSTGTKAALLHPIEAMHGDFGVVGEKDIVLALSYSGASDELIALLPALKRQGLKIIGMTADATSPLGVESDLILPIAVDKEACPFGMAPTTSTTVTLALGDALAIVLLEARGFKKEDYAKLHPGGAIGRTLLLKVSDVMRTGDRLAKVSSGATVKDAVMAMTGARSGCVAIVDSDETLLGIFTDGDLRRHLMDTPDITNVEIDSVMTANPITLKPEQLAVDLLKIYEEKNIDDLVVVDDAGRIAGTVDIQDLPKLKIL